Proteins from a genomic interval of Pseudomonas silesiensis:
- a CDS encoding glycosyltransferase family 39 protein translates to MFEKENLKMNRHCADRIGSSSLLIDTVGLIAVVILALLMRFHAITIPAVWYDEAFSLLLARETPWEIWPITARDVHPPLYYVLLHYWMLLVGDDVLSARSLSVLADVGTLLLSIKLMSLVATRRATWIAALLLALLPISIRYSQEVRMYTMVSFWLMGATVALVCWVKAPDKKRFATLYVLLMTAAFYTHYFAALCVLVHWLFWFRVRHVRAAVLPVRAWVLANSAIVVLFLPWMSHFIRQLQRRDGLDWIPPLTWQTVLNTVWPFTVMNDSVPVTSWWRVVPTLLILVCAATLLVKDPKERGYNILLVGYFFVPVLIVYILSLWVPIFSARYLTFAAVGLPLIVAVALDAWGIRRRVLTVAAMFFFLVGETQGLLAVYQQTDGLNGTAVRRETRLDILAARIAREVRPDDEIVVDGMFWYLPFKYYNATGIQPRIYVYRYPTDESREPYSFGGWALALQRGAGRYFDDISTLKLNAGRIWWVTGKVNANHARLFPKHWKQTLRLDGGGVEASLFILDAAPAPLAAGPKRSDFPAMACCAYWRADTDRAIFSGEVLGIRTPYESQTRPIAGP, encoded by the coding sequence GATTTCATGCTATCACCATACCGGCCGTCTGGTATGACGAGGCTTTCAGTCTGCTGCTTGCCAGGGAAACACCGTGGGAGATTTGGCCGATTACTGCACGGGACGTTCATCCACCTCTTTACTATGTCTTGTTGCATTACTGGATGCTGTTGGTAGGTGATGATGTTTTGTCCGCTAGGTCCCTGAGTGTTCTGGCGGATGTTGGCACGTTATTGCTGAGCATTAAACTAATGAGCCTGGTGGCGACGCGAAGGGCGACCTGGATAGCTGCGTTGCTATTGGCATTGCTACCGATTTCGATTCGCTACAGTCAGGAAGTTCGGATGTACACCATGGTCAGCTTTTGGCTGATGGGCGCGACTGTGGCGCTGGTGTGCTGGGTCAAGGCCCCCGATAAAAAGCGTTTTGCTACTCTTTACGTGCTGCTGATGACGGCTGCTTTCTATACGCATTATTTCGCTGCTCTGTGTGTATTGGTGCATTGGCTGTTTTGGTTTCGAGTGCGCCATGTCCGGGCAGCGGTATTGCCCGTTCGTGCATGGGTATTGGCTAATAGTGCAATTGTCGTGCTGTTCCTGCCTTGGATGTCACACTTCATTCGACAATTGCAGAGGAGGGACGGTCTAGATTGGATACCGCCCCTTACATGGCAAACAGTGCTAAATACCGTTTGGCCGTTTACTGTGATGAACGATTCAGTGCCGGTGACATCTTGGTGGCGCGTGGTGCCGACACTATTAATCCTTGTTTGTGCAGCAACGCTACTGGTGAAAGACCCGAAAGAGCGCGGATACAACATTCTGCTAGTCGGCTATTTTTTTGTGCCAGTACTGATTGTTTATATACTCTCTTTGTGGGTTCCGATATTCAGCGCCAGATACCTGACGTTCGCGGCGGTCGGTTTGCCATTGATAGTTGCGGTGGCTTTGGATGCATGGGGAATACGTCGCCGCGTCCTCACCGTTGCTGCCATGTTTTTTTTTCTCGTGGGAGAAACGCAAGGACTATTAGCGGTTTATCAACAAACAGACGGATTGAATGGTACTGCCGTTCGCCGAGAGACCAGACTGGACATACTGGCGGCGAGAATTGCTCGAGAGGTCCGGCCGGATGACGAGATAGTTGTCGACGGTATGTTTTGGTATTTACCATTCAAGTATTACAACGCGACTGGCATCCAGCCAAGAATTTATGTTTATAGATACCCGACCGACGAATCCAGGGAACCCTACAGTTTTGGAGGTTGGGCTCTGGCCCTTCAGCGCGGGGCCGGAAGGTATTTCGATGATATTTCTACTTTAAAACTCAATGCCGGGAGGATCTGGTGGGTTACAGGCAAGGTCAACGCAAACCACGCCAGATTGTTTCCAAAACACTGGAAACAAACGTTGAGACTTGATGGGGGGGGAGTCGAAGCCAGTCTATTCATTCTCGATGCAGCACCAGCCCCTCTTGCGGCAGGACCCAAGCGGAGTGATTTCCCTGCGATGGCTTGCTGCGCATACTGGCGCGCAGACACCGACCGGGCAATCTTTTCCGGGGAGGTGCTTGGAATAAGGACCCCGTATGAAAGTCAAACTCGCCCAATTGCCGGTCCGTGA